The proteins below come from a single Chryseobacterium capnotolerans genomic window:
- a CDS encoding DUF6089 family protein, with protein MNKKLLFSFLAFLGVVSVKAQRNELGVRLGMSNLVGDVGSTSYILQKPLDLNRMSDWGIPFYGGILYRFNFNPHQTVRLDLGYNQIQFSDKAAKEEYRRNRNAYGKNNVYEASLMFEYNFFPVNNEQISMVSPYIFGGIGALMFDAPKANLSHDFRRDPDGVALAPINEMDFKTNTEYSLGKKVTMHIPFGVGLKYKFNHTWAIFAEATFRYTLTDQLDHSKILSEDVKSSFNADILDPVSGGSLLESGNYYAVAKEREEEFIKKRNIGDDKSKDWLNTFSLGLTFSFGRPPCYCD; from the coding sequence ATGAATAAAAAATTATTGTTTAGCTTCCTTGCCTTCCTTGGAGTGGTAAGTGTTAAAGCACAAAGAAACGAATTGGGGGTTCGTCTAGGTATGAGTAACCTAGTGGGTGATGTAGGGAGCACAAGTTATATTTTACAAAAGCCGTTGGATTTAAATAGAATGTCGGATTGGGGGATCCCATTTTATGGTGGAATTTTATATAGATTTAATTTTAACCCGCACCAAACTGTTAGATTGGATTTAGGGTATAACCAAATTCAGTTTAGCGATAAAGCTGCAAAAGAAGAATATAGAAGAAATAGAAATGCATACGGGAAAAACAATGTATATGAAGCAAGTTTAATGTTTGAATATAATTTTTTCCCGGTTAATAATGAACAGATCAGTATGGTGAGTCCATATATTTTCGGAGGTATTGGAGCCTTGATGTTTGATGCGCCTAAAGCTAATCTTTCCCATGATTTCAGAAGAGATCCGGATGGAGTGGCATTGGCTCCGATTAATGAAATGGACTTTAAAACAAACACTGAATATTCATTAGGAAAAAAAGTTACCATGCATATCCCTTTTGGAGTAGGGCTAAAGTATAAATTTAACCATACTTGGGCTATATTTGCAGAAGCAACATTTAGATATACTCTGACAGATCAGCTTGATCATAGTAAGATTCTTTCTGAGGATGTAAAAAGTTCCTTTAATGCTGATATCCTGGATCCGGTTTCAGGAGGCTCATTATTAGAATCAGGAAACTATTACGCCGTTGCAAAGGAAAGAGAAGAAGAGTTTATTAAAAAAAGAAATATTGGAGATGATAAATCCAAAGACTGGTTAAATACATTCAGTTTAGGATTGACGTTTTCGTTTGGAAGACCTCCATGTTATTGTGATTAA
- a CDS encoding polysaccharide biosynthesis/export family protein, translating to MKNFKYLFLILPFLLTSCITVKDVRYLQPNESLVINEEGLVPYNIPVYRITKNDMLNLNIVTTPKGDAAQFYSAYNTSGGVGGGGVVNVGATGGATGTTSGGNLNFYFNGLKVDGNGDINIFGIGYIKAEGRTLDDVSKEIQAKVNENFQEGKSQVRLNTDGITYYILGDLETTGLSGEKIAHKNTLTITEALAINGGLNRTVDKKEVVIHRKLPEGIKIAKIDLTREDLMNSPYYYIQNGDEIYLNTRRKSLNGFGKDPIQTMLTGVTAITTALSIYVLLQRL from the coding sequence ATGAAGAACTTTAAGTATTTATTTTTAATATTACCTTTTCTGCTTACCTCGTGCATTACCGTAAAGGATGTAAGGTATTTACAGCCAAATGAAAGCCTTGTAATCAATGAAGAAGGTCTTGTTCCCTACAATATTCCTGTATACAGGATTACCAAAAATGATATGCTTAACCTTAATATTGTGACTACACCCAAAGGAGATGCAGCACAATTTTACTCCGCATATAATACCTCAGGCGGAGTAGGTGGTGGTGGAGTTGTAAACGTTGGAGCTACAGGCGGTGCTACAGGTACAACATCAGGAGGAAATCTCAATTTCTATTTTAATGGATTAAAAGTAGATGGCAACGGAGATATTAATATTTTCGGAATAGGATATATTAAAGCAGAAGGAAGAACTCTTGATGATGTCTCAAAAGAAATACAAGCTAAAGTAAATGAAAATTTCCAGGAAGGAAAATCTCAAGTAAGACTGAATACCGACGGAATTACTTATTACATTCTTGGTGACTTGGAGACTACGGGATTATCAGGAGAAAAAATAGCTCATAAAAATACACTTACCATTACTGAAGCATTGGCTATTAATGGAGGGCTGAACAGAACCGTAGATAAAAAAGAAGTTGTTATCCATAGAAAACTTCCGGAAGGAATCAAAATTGCTAAAATAGATCTTACCCGTGAAGACCTTATGAACTCTCCTTACTATTATATACAGAATGGAGATGAAATTTATCTTAATACCAGAAGAAAAAGCTTGAACGGATTCGGTAAAGATCCTATCCAGACAATGCTTACTGGTGTTACGGCTATTACGACTGCATTATCTATATATGTACTCCTACAAAGACTTTAA
- a CDS encoding glycosyltransferase family 4 protein, with translation MKNFELFLSGSGINIFYVKIGLGFVFSFLITFFSIPTIVKISRRKNLMDEPGVRSSHLRKIPNLGGIAIFYSIGICASIFAYELFDLYKFLFASLIILLYIGVMDDIVVMRAYKKLVAQILVSSLIVIGSDIRIRSLFGIFGVYELGYFVSVVFSIITFIILINAFNLIDGIDGLAGGYSVICSALFGISYYRLGEYNYPLVVLSVIIIGTVLAFLYYNLSNYRTNKIFMGDTGSMLLGFLLAFTSICFIDIFIDKNLADVPRYHLQSAPVVAVAILILPIVDTLNVIIVRLYNKKSPFDADKNHIHHKLLKLNLTHRRSTFYIILYYLMIVAAAYYLRHTNVNLLLLLIVFLGFLGAYLPDLIYRLRNNKN, from the coding sequence ATGAAAAACTTTGAATTGTTCTTAAGCGGATCGGGGATAAATATTTTCTATGTAAAAATAGGATTAGGTTTCGTATTTTCCTTTTTAATTACTTTTTTCTCCATCCCTACTATTGTAAAGATTTCCAGAAGGAAAAACCTTATGGATGAACCTGGTGTCAGAAGTTCACATCTTAGAAAAATCCCAAATCTTGGAGGGATTGCCATTTTTTATTCTATAGGAATATGTGCATCTATTTTTGCATATGAACTGTTTGATCTTTATAAATTCCTGTTTGCTTCACTTATTATCCTTCTGTATATAGGAGTGATGGACGATATTGTGGTCATGAGAGCTTATAAAAAGCTTGTGGCTCAAATCTTAGTATCTTCATTAATTGTCATTGGTTCAGATATCAGAATCAGGAGCTTATTTGGAATATTTGGAGTCTATGAGCTGGGGTATTTTGTAAGTGTAGTGTTCAGTATTATTACATTTATTATTCTTATTAATGCTTTCAATCTTATTGATGGAATTGATGGGCTGGCAGGTGGTTATTCTGTAATCTGCAGTGCGTTATTTGGAATCAGTTATTATAGGTTAGGTGAATACAATTATCCGTTGGTTGTTTTGTCAGTAATCATTATTGGGACTGTTTTGGCGTTTCTGTATTACAATCTGTCAAACTACAGAACCAATAAAATATTTATGGGAGACACGGGGTCTATGCTTTTAGGATTTCTATTAGCCTTTACTTCTATTTGTTTTATAGATATTTTTATAGATAAGAATCTTGCGGATGTACCTAGGTATCACCTGCAGTCAGCCCCGGTAGTGGCAGTAGCCATTCTAATTTTACCGATTGTAGATACATTGAATGTAATCATTGTGAGACTATATAACAAGAAGTCACCTTTTGATGCTGATAAGAACCATATTCATCACAAACTTCTGAAATTAAATCTTACCCATAGAAGATCTACGTTCTATATTATTTTATATTATTTAATGATTGTAGCAGCAGCCTATTATTTAAGACACACCAATGTAAATCTTTTGTTATTACTGATTGTTTTCTTAGGCTTTTTGGGAGCATATTTACCAGATTTGATATATCGGTTAAGAAATAACAAAAATTAA
- a CDS encoding isoprenyl transferase: protein MSLIKDKINSENLPKHVAIIMDGNGRWAKSRGEERTFGHKNAINAVRNAINACNEINIPYLTLYTFSSENWSRPSEEVNTLMNLLVETLLLEAEEIFSKGLRMHVIGNLEKLPDLVREQLQRVVELTKENTKGNLVLAISYGSQNEILDAVKNISSDVKEGKVDVENIDEKLFENYLYTKDFPPVDLLIRTSGEIRISNFLLWQIAYAELQFLNVLWPDFTKDIFFQCIVDYQNKERRYGLTGEQIQGQ from the coding sequence ATGTCGTTGATTAAAGATAAAATAAATTCTGAGAATTTACCAAAACACGTAGCCATCATTATGGATGGTAATGGGAGATGGGCAAAATCTCGTGGCGAAGAAAGAACCTTCGGTCACAAAAATGCCATTAATGCTGTAAGAAATGCTATTAATGCATGTAATGAGATCAATATCCCTTATTTAACACTTTACACATTTTCTTCAGAAAATTGGAGCCGTCCATCTGAAGAAGTGAATACCCTCATGAACTTACTTGTGGAAACCCTGCTGCTGGAAGCAGAGGAAATCTTTAGTAAAGGATTGAGAATGCATGTGATAGGGAATCTTGAGAAGCTGCCTGATTTAGTAAGAGAGCAGCTGCAGCGTGTGGTAGAACTTACAAAAGAAAACACAAAAGGAAACCTTGTACTGGCGATCAGCTATGGCTCACAAAACGAAATACTGGATGCCGTTAAAAATATCAGCTCAGATGTAAAAGAAGGAAAAGTAGATGTAGAGAATATAGATGAAAAATTATTCGAAAATTATCTCTATACCAAAGATTTTCCTCCTGTAGATCTATTGATAAGAACCAGTGGCGAAATAAGAATAAGCAACTTCCTTCTTTGGCAGATTGCTTATGCTGAATTACAGTTTTTAAATGTTCTATGGCCGGATTTTACCAAAGATATTTTCTTCCAATGTATTGTTGATTATCAAAACAAAGAAAGAAGATACGGATTAACCGGAGAGCAGATACAAGGCCAATAA
- a CDS encoding glycosyltransferase family 2 protein: protein MINVPPRISIIVPVYNVENYLTKCLDSLVNQTHQNIEILIIDDGSKDESGKIIKEYAEKYPDKIKAFAKENGGLSDARNFGLDRADGNYIGFVDSDDYVTETMFEEMLQLAEKHQAGIVICNIQKVNENGQVTQKLTQIPNMPEKIKLEDHFSVFSDISYFACNKLFKKELFNQKRFKKGVHFEDIQLIPQLLLECETITQTQSFHYQYLERTDSITKTHTEKGLDILKAVQDVENVFGESRYAHKRKELKNFQIFEGVYSFLAYLAFVKDEKMFYSMADKLSVFIRERQIKIQDILNYSRFGTNYLLSLPVKKKIFYLLFFAGQKKLIRKLI from the coding sequence ATGATCAACGTTCCCCCGAGAATTTCAATTATTGTTCCCGTTTATAATGTCGAAAATTATTTGACAAAATGCCTTGACTCTCTAGTTAATCAGACGCATCAGAATATTGAGATTCTTATCATAGATGACGGAAGTAAAGATGAATCCGGGAAGATCATTAAAGAGTATGCAGAAAAGTATCCGGACAAAATAAAAGCCTTTGCCAAAGAAAATGGAGGGTTAAGTGATGCCAGGAATTTTGGTTTGGATAGAGCCGATGGGAATTATATAGGTTTTGTGGATAGTGATGACTATGTTACTGAAACCATGTTTGAAGAAATGCTTCAGCTGGCAGAGAAACATCAGGCAGGAATAGTGATCTGTAATATTCAGAAAGTAAATGAAAATGGGCAGGTAACCCAAAAGCTGACTCAGATTCCCAATATGCCCGAGAAAATAAAATTAGAAGACCATTTCTCAGTTTTTTCGGATATCAGCTACTTTGCCTGCAACAAATTGTTCAAAAAGGAACTTTTTAATCAGAAAAGGTTTAAAAAAGGAGTTCATTTTGAAGATATTCAGTTGATTCCACAGCTGCTGCTGGAGTGTGAAACTATCACACAGACTCAGAGCTTTCATTATCAATACCTGGAGCGTACAGATTCTATCACGAAAACCCATACGGAAAAAGGACTTGATATACTGAAAGCAGTACAGGATGTAGAAAATGTATTTGGAGAATCCAGATATGCTCATAAAAGAAAAGAACTTAAAAACTTTCAGATTTTTGAAGGAGTATATTCTTTTCTGGCTTATCTGGCTTTTGTAAAGGATGAAAAAATGTTTTACAGCATGGCTGATAAACTATCTGTTTTCATAAGAGAAAGACAAATAAAAATTCAAGATATATTGAACTATAGTCGTTTTGGTACAAATTATCTTTTATCTTTGCCGGTGAAAAAAAAGATTTTTTATCTGTTATTTTTTGCCGGACAGAAAAAATTGATAAGAAAATTGATATAA